In one window of Plasmodium cynomolgi strain B DNA, chromosome 13, whole genome shotgun sequence DNA:
- a CDS encoding acyl carrier protein mitochondrial puative (putative) has translation MRRNILRKFCLSKKNVKILDVHRRGFVSKPLLNNGMTYRCSVFLRGSNNWLAKSEGKAASFFSTEKDHFSSFSKEQIEEKVLAVLKKYIPPDVEINYNEELEKCKTKDNRAWDFLDTVEFLIDIESEFNITIPDETADNIKTVQEVIDYLVQLNIKKT, from the exons atgaggagaaatatacttcgaaaattttgccttagcaaaaaaaatgtcaaaattttGGATGTACACAGAAGGGGATTCGTTAGCAAGCCTCTGTTAAATAATGGAATGACATACCGGTGTAGTGTGTTCCTTAGAGGTAGTAACAACTGGCTTGCAAAAAGCGAAGGAAAGGCAGCATCTTTTTTCTCAACAGAGAAAGATCATTTCAGCTCATTCAGCAAAGAACAGATTGAGGAAAAGGTGTTGGCCGTGCTAAAAAAGTATATACCCCCCGATGTagaaattaattataatgaagaattggaaaaatgtaaaacgaAAGATAATAGAGCTTGGGACTTCCTGGACACCGTCGAGTTTTTAATAGAC ATTGAATCTGAGTTTAACATCACCATACCAGACGAAACAGCGGACAACATCAAAACTGTGCAAGAAGTAATCGATTATTTGGTTCAGCTGAACATTAAGAAGACATAG
- a CDS encoding transporter/permease protein (putative): protein MGRGPPCCEKQVDDEKNVEYHNLEELEGRKKMNVQGKNKKGNTYYNNKKEYIEKVKRLKEKKYFGNKTIGNRYSYIYLINQIFGSGIVSIPYVFKSSGWLPCLITNIFICILTIFNTLLFLRAMTMIPNNIHFNKRYEYISTVCYFLGKNNIFFWLMQMCYYASILASNIISIVIVSHAMDYIIINTVGYTVGNICSEKMAFILGTIFPFLISWFFTSRAIFENVFTWSSLIFSYACNFITPSIIYLIACKNIPYSGKNPLHHILVLYDPKEHKRRKKPIYGFYYPRDAGRGKKETSWNSYKVCSEDKPKSYAAQYDARSILDTPPKNSPNEERKCLLPLPHSQMSYLHLGGTKNNASNVEGTYRGEGNPTCDKVVHLSGSHVSAPYGTDAKPPMVYTEEERNNQVVAHQGNFPYELLPLGAEEPMRIPPRDDFVVAIKAQPGENASNGEEHAQMQTKKSISLHVDSHPAPETTDSTYILAGRGIPPEVDEPLPQNEQRYPSKEEDEKRRKNSNEFHRRRKNNTESFEFRKCSSLFNMKANNINKNNPKAKQKLPSNVRKSRKHKTVMGFEKKNKRNKRISIKNEQHECSDYSDITDSELLNDKIIADMSRDIYNDIRIIKNNYKRDEYLIKYSDIFDSFLNLKLMLEGTSDGKNACDVCDMCDFLDVCNVRDFYNFDNSGKGLSLELTAPNEGDPPPSSLTVTPHAYTYDVRNARGEALTCRDLPTGEQQMSDVEKGKYWTNDKPFRGKTTTVNYKIREEDKENDSYERVGTRTTKVDTKPRGDNSPDGEEMKEVQIDMPSNDIYEGKLSNDLKNDFHVFINGISNKQNLTWAFDGNKNEGRQNALPNGNIHVNVSNVEKPFHSNDPISPSSSFRKSKSDIYSYSLNLCKNGHDMDDYVDEINGMILLKKLHSRKNCPSKRKTSEESMHNTFLQTKSVDNYASSKFLSFPSDEKVHVHFEQINELEGTKEMGEKNATEDSQKNFETNQQIVTPLGNTNYSQVDDTPQCSNMNKYETFPNLVHNRKRIPSKNEDQEGYADKQNFQSKDRILYFLNSFNRKSKMYKDVNTLSVPDNVYNVIPKINKGNGHSNLDDTINNIFNYYKYNFLLSFSEKNKKRGTFSKYKYARNAHWVHNHTKMDREGGSDRSDRGRSDHDRNDRDREFQNEGCDRMYAQSIQERNTNSSNHTNEDVVSYSDNNVGENMPKKTFATPNSKLNYLKKFDSDEKTEPLLMAHQKENYYDELPTINLICPEKPLHGYEDAYQIDDYVNGKINENIIHVYPSRYLRIKHVKITEVLLFVAVLLLLISVLYDFSY from the exons ATGGGGAGAGGACCACCGTGTTGCGAAAAACAAGTGGACGATGAGAAAAACGTGGAGTATCACAATTTAGAAGAGctggagggaagaaaaaaaatgaatgttcaaggaaaaaacaaaaaggggaatacgTACTACAATAATAAGAAGGAATACATCGAGAAGGTAAAGCggttgaaggaaaaaaaatattttggaaatAAAACGATAGGAAATAGGTACAGCTATATATACCTAATAAACCAAATATTCGGATCAGGAATTGTGTCTATCCCATATGTGTTTAAAAGTTCGGGATGGCTACCTTGTCTAATCACAAACATTTTCATATGCATCttaaccatttttaacaCCTTACTTTTTCTACGCGCGATGACCATGATCCCGAATAATATCCATTTTAATAAGAGATACGAGTACATCTCCACAGTGTGTTACTTCTTGGGGAAGAACAACATATTCTTTTGGCTGATGCAGATGTGCTACTACGCGAGCATCTTGGCAAGCAACATCATATCGATAGTCATAGTTTCCCACGCAATGGattacataataataaataccGTGGGCTACACCGTAGG TAACATCTGCTCTGAAAAAATGGCTTTCATTTTGGGAaccattttcccctttttaatttcctggTTTTTTACCTCCAGGGCTATTTTCGAAAATGTCTTCACGTGGTCCAGCTTAATTTTCTCCTATGCCTGTAATTTTATCACCCCATCTATTATATATCTCATAGCTTGTAAGAACATCCCCTACTCTGGGAAGAATCCCCTTCACCATATTCTTGTACTCTACGACCCGAAGGAGcacaaaagaagaaagaaaccCATTTATGGTTTTTATTACCCACGGGATGCTGGCAGGGGGAAGAAAGAGACGAGTTGGAACTCCTACAAAGTATGCAGCGAAGACAAACCAAAGAGTTATGCAGCACAATATGATGCACGAAGCATATTGGATACTCCCCCGAAGAACTCCCCGAATGAAGAGCGAAAATGCTTACTCCCGCTACCGCATAGCCAGATGAGCTacctccatttgggggggacCAAAAATAACGCTTCCAATGTAGAGGGAACATATCGAGGGGAGGGCAACCCAACATGTGACAAGGTGGTGCATTTAAGCGGCTCCCATGTGAGTGCCCCATATGGAACAGATGCGAAACCGCCGATGGTCTACACAGAGGAAGAGAGAAATAACCAAGTGGTCGCACATCAGGGGAATTTTCCGTACGAACTCCTCCCTCTCGGCGCGGAGGAACCAATGCGGATACCCCCCAGGGACGACTTCGTAGTGGCAATAAAAGCACAGCCTGGAGAAAACGCATCTAATGGGGAAGAGCACGCACAgatgcaaacaaaaaaaagcatctCGTTGCATGTGGACAGCCACCCCGCACCGGAAACTACAGATAGTACATATATCTTAGCGGGTAGAGGGATCCCCCCAGAAGTGGACGAACCGCTGCCGCAAAATGAGCAGCGTTACCCCAGCAAAGAAGAAGacgagaaaaggagaaaaaattcaaacgaATTCCATCGtcgaaggaaaaacaacacGGAGTCATTCGAATTTCGCAAGTGTAGCTCCCTCTTTAATATGAAGGCAAACAACATAAATAAGAACAACCCTAAGGCGAAGCAAAAGCTACCAAGCAACGTTAGGAAATCGAGGAAGCACAAAACGGTGATGGggtttgaaaagaaaaataaaagaaataaaagaatttctataaaaaatgagcaacatGAATGCTCCGACTATTCAGACATCACCGATAGTGAActtttaaatgataaaataatagCAGACATGTCAAGAGACATTTACAACGATATAAGAATAATCAAAAATAACTATAAAAGGGATGAGTACTTGATTAAATATTCGGACATTTTTGACTCCTTTTTGAATTTGAAACTGATGCTGGAGGGTACCTCCGACGGGAAAAACGCTTGCGATGTGTGCGATATGTGCGATTTTCTAGACGTGTGTAACGTGCGtgatttttacaattttgacaACTCCGGAAAGGGACTCTCGCTGGAGCTTACCGCGCCAAATGAAGGGGATCCCCCCCCCAGCAGTTTAACGGTAACTCCCCACGCGTATACTTATGATGTTCGTAATGCAAGGGGGGAAGCTCTGACGTGTAGGGATCTTCCAACTGGGGAGCAGCAAATGTCAGAtgtggaaaaggggaaatactGGACGAATGATAAGCCCTTTCGAGGAAAAACAACGACGgtgaattataaaataagagAAGAAGACAAGGAAAACGATTCGTACGAACGAGTTGGAACAAGAACTACGAAAGTGGACACTAAACCAAGAGGAGATAATAGCCCCGAtggggaagaaatgaaagaagtaCAAATTGACATGCCCTCAAATGATATATATGAAGGAAAATTAAgtaatgatttaaaaaacgaTTTTCATGTATTCATTAACGGAATAAGTAATAAGCAAAATTTAACCTGGGCATTtgatggaaataaaaatgaaggaagacAAAATGCTTTGCCAAATGGTAACATCCATGTGAATGTATCCAACGTGGAAAAACCTTTCCATTCAAATGATCCTATAAGtccctcctcttcctttaGAAAATCCAAAAGTGATATTTATTCTTACTCCCtcaatttatgtaaaaatggacatGACATGGACGATTATGTGGATGAAATAAATGGCATGATCCTTTTGAAGAAGTTACATTCTCGGAAGAACTGCCCCAGTAAGCGCAAAACGAGTGAAGAAAGTATGCATAATACCTTTTTGCAAACCAAAAGTGTTGACAATTATGCAAGCAGCAAATTCTTATCTTTTCCCAGTGACGAAAAGGTGCATGTGCATTTCGAACAGATAAATGAATTGGAGGGAACCAAagaaatgggagaaaaaaacgcaactgaagattcacaaaaaaattttgaaacaaATCAGCAAATAGTTACCCCCCTGGGGAACACAAATTACTCCCAAGTTGACGATACACCTCAGTGCAGCAACATGAACAAGTATGAAACTTTTCCCAATTTAGTACACAACAGAAAAAGAATTCCATCAAAAAATGAGGATCAGGAGGGATATGCAGACAAACAAAATTTCCAATCAAAGGACAGAATCTTGTACTTCCTAAATTCATTCAatcgaaaaagtaaaatgtaCAAAGATGTGAACACACTATCCGTGCCGGACAATGTATACAATGTGATtccaaaaattaataaagGAAATGGCCACAGCAACCTCGATGACACCATAAACAATATATTCAACTATTACAAGTACAACTTTTTGCTCTCCTTCAGTGAGAAGAATAAGAAAAGGGGGACCTTTagcaaatataaatatgctaGAAATGCCCACTGGGTGCACAACCACACCAAGATGGAcagagaaggaggaagtgACCGAAGTGATCGTGGCCGAAGTGATCATGACCGAAACGATCGTGACCGTGAATTCCAAAATGAGGGCTGCGATAGGATGTACGCGCAAAGCATCCAAGAGCGAAACACAAATTCGTCCAACCACACAAATGAAGATGTTGTCTCCTACAGCGACAACAACGTGGGGGAAaatatgccaaaaaaaacgttcgCCACTCCTAATTCTAAGTTAAactatttgaaaaaatttgattcTGATGAGAAGACGGAGCCATTACTTATGGCTCACCAGAAGGAAAACTACTACGACGAATTGCCAacaattaatttaatttgtccAGAGAAACCTTTGCATGGGTATGAGGATGCTTACCAGATAGATGACTACGTCAATGggaaaattaatgaaaatattatccaTGTCTACCCCTCTAGGTACCTACGAATCAAGCATGTAAAAATTACTGAGGTGCTCCTATTCGTTGCGGTGCTCCTGCTGCTCATTTCAGTGTTGTATGATTTTTCTTACTGA
- a CDS encoding hypothetical protein (putative): protein MNNYMPKSFDEILIHPKDKHTILEFFTHLIKFNNDPILSRELESLSNAKQKIDVEKLRNICVILGAPGSGKSTLIKYLCDKLNMRECHYESESQEHISWVRRTSEENEQYYHPYNNFLLYSNCQIGNTKKVTKKHGKEQDEHKCAKKNKVCNMMLCHGISSNNKRKKKYEHRENWPLHKIFKTESGSSHPNCRMNKSVPLHIESGVKKKIVADLVECSDMNGKIASVTLKLYSVYMNLVSPTIRARRKIGSTRCLEGKEGFFPSAVSNQFNKITHKNYTVGINIWKKMNKLLISADNLKRNILENEEEAHTLEKEFIIDMFVDGNHSEYVVNSMQCSSNLREHISTNAKESSNLSKSVLDILKLYINLMEEVNDDFALANTLREELTDFIERKKIRQRTEKFMPYGRSYYFFINGMEKNEMQRGELHNMVIFSNVWKGERGENAPSSINDPLEREVKQFVESHRGKQIIPHLVETTNLKQCIGQYKRLSSELCKREKIIRALVSEEINHIWQYSTSKSCENNGIYDTMAQECHTNTSALYLMTLNDQFTHLINNFYVLNNIRGLSLCNCFLGNHLTEAVIINTTLVSYLKGQVASDLIRKNNSPKRGNEESASMMPQFRSKEVGTKLVSPLANSLGNIPTNCDEDHHLAYRKLREILEGKKNPFEDETSPFTLPNNWPQTGGDLPLPEKAQKRVANYCSEIYKVNRRVASKLIKCNDLVEEMITHLGKDRDVKAKMLCALMEDIELNDTTVKWFIPNFLEKQMRTVISGSYLYREFLNIDLKKKREEEKQKNYYEEHFIDTRAVLLDELPLTELEYSEDFRASCTSSMEFIFNRVNHCKQEYVKHVLENKPKEKFPKCYAIHPMVIFINAYEQIRTVNTLLGIDINNSSYVSFVRLKKMHPLYLEKTLAERYYCRMINLNRNVKEVVKRLTHNCNGDIRSCFNALDLLNRIPNLNEMSLEEINNISLVCQNDVFSFARKVLYRDLGLDTISTDRLSASTCFNLDTNDATWDTHNKLTHGRISGRSVGSNYPAVTTNHVEEAKNEPNKNTLHNSAYSFASHTKMPLSTSNDHQTNRLTMLSEGKTHKQDKTYMELFTELDGKADMMSTTEKFQVLSLLKENYIYFYNSLPDMARLFSNLSVINYSFRGIDCSNFLMRKAHENMTDDVARFVDDHFRLTYRYYIVCNGNPQTPVDNAFQAQEVQGKAQEGLTKGRNSHPVSSHPASIHAASLPAASTHGVTPTCHANTSFALKTNSMNKYYHHFSLVRKELYDRYIMIVLRRIANQPVNNSHDVAARYLFFLRGNYELFASFFPCYIMLIIQHWNSKHECKGTAVQGQDVDPLFVFATDDSLDSDPFSLNKFCEMVHHFKPRGSGGEKAEEHATEIISFAETFITPKFIALFFPSYLKYLKEETKQKQIVRNFVGNEAVSTETYFEMRSALRLHDMELYSYFFEY, encoded by the exons ATGAATAACTACATGCCGAAAAGCTTCGACGAAATATTGATACACCCCAAGGACAAGCATACCATTTTGGAATTTTTCACccatttgataaaatttaataatgaCCCAATTTTAAGCAGAGAGTTAGAAAGCTTGAGCAATGCCAAACAGAAAATCGATGTGGAGAAATTAAGGAACATATGTGTAATTCTGGGGGCCCCCGGAAGTGGGAAAAGTACATTAATAAAGTACCTATGTGACAAATTAAACATGAGAGAGTGCCACTACGAATCAGAATCACAGGAACATATCTCTTGGGTTAGAAGAACtagtgaagaaaatgagcAGTACTATCACccatataataatttcttaCTCTATTCGAATTGCCAAATtggaaatacaaaaaaggtaacaaAGAAACATGGGAAAGAACAGGACGAGCATAAGTGtgcgaaaaagaacaaagtaTGCAACATGATGTTGTGCCACGGAATCAGTAGTAACaataaaaggaagaaaaaatatgagcacAGAGAAAATTGGCCattacacaaaatttttaaaaccgAATCGGGGAGCAGCCACCCAAATTGCAGAATGAACAAATCGGTACCGTTACATATTGAAAGTGgggttaaaaagaaaattgtagCAGATTTGGTAGAGTGCAGTGACATGAACGGGAAAATAGCGAGCGTGACGCTCAAATTGTACAGCGTTTATATGAATCTAGTGAGTCCCACAATTAGggcaaggagaaaaataggCAGTACACGCTGCTTAGAAGGCAAGGAgggttttttcccctccgctGTGTCTAACCAgtttaacaaaataacacacaaaaattacACCGTGGGGATTaacatatggaaaaaaatgaacaagctATTAATTTCGGCTGataatttgaaaaggaacattttggaaaacgaggaagaagcacaCACACTTGAGAAGGAATTTATAATCGATATGTTTGTGGATGGGAATCATAGCGAATACGTAGTTAACAGCATGCAGTGTTCCTCTAATTTGCGCGAACATATTAGCACAAACGCAAAGGAATCTAGCAATTTAAGCAAATCAGTGTtagatattttaaaattgtatattaACCTGATGGAGGAAGTGAATGACGATTTCGCCTTGGCCAACACGCTCAGGGAAGAATTAACTGACTTTatcgaaaggaagaaaataagacAAAGGACAGAAAAGTTCATGCCTTATGGAAGAAGCTACTACTTTTTCATTAATggaatggagaaaaatgaaatgcaaCGAGGGGAATTGCACAAtatggttattttttccaatgtGTGGAAGGGAGAACGGGGAGAAAATGCCCCCTCTTCGATTAATGACCCACTCGAAAGAGAAGTCAAACAGTTTGTAGAATCACACAGGGGAAAGCAAATAATCCCCCACTTGGTAGAAACCACAAATTTAAAGCAATGCATAGGGCAATACAAACGCCTTAGTAGTGAGCTGTGTAAGCGGGAGAAGATCATCCGAGCGCTTGTTAGTGAAGAAATAAACCACATTTGGCAATATAGCACTTCGAAGAGTTGCGAGAATAACGGTATATATGATACTATGGCTCAAGAGTGTCACACGAACACAAGTGCGTTGTATTTAATGACACTAAACGATCAGTTCACACATTTAATTAACAACTTTTATGTCTTGAATAATATTAGGGGTCTCTCCCTGTGCAACTGTTTCTTGGGCAACCATCTCACCGAGGCAGTGATTATTAATACCACCCTTGTGAGTTACCTAAAGGGACAAGTCGCTAGTGACCTTATTAGGAAAAACAACTCCCCCAAGAGGGGAAATGAGGAAAGTGCGTCGATGATGCCTCAGTTTCGCTCAAAAGAGGTGGGCACAAAATTGGTTTCTCCATTAGCCAACTCGCTGGGAAACATTCCAACTAATTGTGACGAGGATCACCATCTTGCGTACAGAAAATTGAGAGAAATACttgaggggaagaagaaccctTTTGAGGATGAAACCTCTCCTTTTACCCTTCCAAACAATTGGCCACAAACTGGTGGGGATTTGCCCCTTCCAGAGAAGGCACAAAAGAGAGTAGCCAACTATTGCAGCGAGATTTACAAAGTGAATAGGAGGGTGGCGAGCAagttaataaaatgtaaCGATTTGGTGGAAGAAATGATAACCCATTTGGGCAAAGACAGAGATGTGAAGGCAAAAATGCTTTGCGCCCTGATGGAAGATATAGAACTAAACGATACTACGGTGAAGTGGTTCATTCCAAATTTTCTGGAGAAACAAATGAGAACAGTCATTTCGGGGAGCTATCTCTATAGGGAATTTCTCAATATcgatcttaaaaaaaagagagaagaagagaaacaaaaaaattactacgAAGAACATTTTATAGACACTCGTGCGGTCCTCCTGGACGAATTACCATTAACCGAGTTAGAATACTCGGAAGACTTCCGAGCCAGTTGCACTAGTTCGATGGAGTTTATATTCAACCGAGTCAATCACTGCAAACAGGAGTATGTAAAGCACGTTCTGGAAAACAAACCTAAGGAGAAGTTCCCCAAATGCTATGCAATACACCCCAtggtaatttttataaatgcgtatgaacaaataaggACCGTCAATACCTTGCTAGGAATTGACATCAATAATTCTTCATATGTTTCTTTTgtaaggttaaaaaaaatgcacccaCTATATTTGGAGAAAACCCTGGCAGAAAGGTACTACTGTAGAATGATCAACCTGAACCGCAACGTGAAAGAGGTTGTAAAACGATTGACTCATAACTGCAATGGAGACATAAGGTCTTGTTTTAACGCTCTCGACTTACTAAATCGCATTCCCAATTTGAATGAAATGTCACTGGAAGAAATTAACAACATTTCCCTTGTGTGCCAAAAtgatgttttttcctttgctagGAAGGTTCTATATAGAGACCTGGGGCTAGACACTATTTCGACAGACCGTTTGTCCGCCTCAACTTGTTTCAACTTGGACACGAATGATGCTACCTGGGATACCCACAATAAGTTGACCCATGGGAGGATAAGCGGAAGATCAGTTGGGAGTAACTACCCAGCAGTTACTACCAACCATGTtgaggaggcaaaaaatgaacccaACAAAAATACTCTACACAATTCCGCATACAGTTTCGCCTCTCATACGAAGATGCCGCTTAGCACCAGCAATGACCACCAGACGAATCGCCTGACCATGCTAAGTGAGGGAAAGACACACAAACAGGATAAAACCTACATGGAACTTTTCACAGAATTGGATGGGAAGGCAGATATGATGAGCACAACGGAGAAGTTTCAAGTCCTATCattgttaaaagaaaattatatatatttttacaacagCTTACCCGATATGGCTAGATTATTTTCGAATCTGAGTGTTATTAATTACTCCTTTCGTGGCATAGACTGCTCAAACTTTTTAATGAGAAAGGCGCATGAAAACATGACTGATGATGTAGCGAGGTTTGTGGATGACCACTTCAGGTTGACCTACAGGTATTACATAGTCTGTAATGGGAACCCCCAGACTCCAGTGGATAACGCGTTCCAGGCACAGGAGGTGCAGGGAAAAGCGCAGGAAGGGTTAACTAAGGGGAGAAACAG CCATCCCGTGTCCAGCCATCCCGCATCTATCCACGCGGCATCCCTCCCCGCCGCCTCCACCCATGGAGTAACTCCCACGTGCCATGCGAACACTTCCTTCGCGCTGAAGACCAATTCCATGAATAAATACTATCACCATTTTAGTCTAGTCAGAAAGGAATTATACGACCGTTACATCATGATTGTGCTGAGGAGGATAGCAAATCAACCTGTGAATAATTCGCATGATGTTGCAGCaaggtacctttttttcttaaggGGAAATTACGAATTGTTTGCgagttttttcccctgctaCATTATGCTGATTATACAGCACTGGAATAGTAAGCACGAGTGTAAGGGTACGGCTGTGCAGGGTCAAGATGTGGACCCGCTTTTTGTTTTCGCTACAGATGATTCACTCGACAGTGACCCGTTTTCCCTTAACAAATTCTGCGAAATGGTTCACCACTTCAAACCGCGCGGCTCTGGGGGTGAGAAAGCAGAGGAGCATGCGACGGAGATTATTTCATTTGCGGAAACGTTTATCACTCCAAAATTTatagccctttttttcccgtctTATTTGAAGTACTTAAAGGAGGAGACGAAGCAAAAGCAGATCGTCCGTAACTTCGTCGGCAATGAGGCCGTGTCCACCGAAACGTACTTCGAGATGCGCAGCGCGCTCCGCCTGCACGATATGGAGCTGTACAGCTATTTCTTCGAGTACTGA
- a CDS encoding Tim10 homologue (putative), with translation MNENISKVNSTVVELLGMSDLFKRMQNTCWGKCIPDVNDSFLSVGETSCVDRCVHKYMEIHTLVGKNLQESQLS, from the coding sequence ATGAACGAAAATATAAGCAAAGTAAATAGCACCGTGGTAGAGCTACTGGGAATGTCTGATTTGTTCAAGCGAATGCAAAACACCTGTTGGGGAAAATGCATACCCGATGTAAACGATTCGTTCCTTTCGGTGGGAGAAACCAGTTGTGTTGACAGATGTGTCCATAAATATATGGAAATACATACACTGGTGGGGAAGAATCTGCAGGAGTCTCAGCTTTCC
- a CDS encoding hypothetical protein (putative), translated as MHISICKWKKISVEYLSKEQIHPDLTQELPEELKKVNSESLSVLNSYIDILSSSERSESNIFLEKKIVFFKMFENSQHKIIKGRYKNIVIKLQTLPNNLSTQQKEEITAKLIYDIRQSLEKIKNVNILDECDKESIEHLDEDLFISNKGGKKQNGGINSIWDDLTEYVKNTQALFQPSEQQTLLIQKRRSYFHYIKKKLEEKYQKINHKKRRERKLLKLKEIANKIALEKFPDMENKKINTTVTSSIAVIKLFKMDLIQI; from the exons atgcacatttcAATTtgcaaatggaagaaaatatcAGTCGAGTATCTTTCGAAAGAGC aaatacaTCCAGATTTAACACAAGAATTACCAGAGGAGctaaaaaaggtgaacagcGAATCTCTCAGTGTTTTAAATTCATACATAGACATCTTAAGTTCGTCTGAAAGAAGCGAAAGTAACATATTcttggaaaagaaaattgttttttttaaaatgtttgaaaatTCACAGCATAAAATAATCAAGGGCAGGTACAAAAATATCGTCATCAAATTGCAAACCCTGCCAAATAATTTATCAACTCaacagaaggaagaaatcaCAGCAAAATTGATATACGACATTAGGCAATCcttggagaaaataaaaaatgtaaacatattGGACGAGTGCGATAAGGAAAGCATCGAACATTTGGATGAGGACTTATTCATTTCgaacaaaggggggaaaaaacaaaatggaggtatCAACTCCATATGGGATGATTTAACCGAGTATGTAAAAAACACACAGGCGTTGTTTCAACCATCGGAACAGCAAACCCTGTTAAtacaaaaacgaagaagcTACTTtcattacataaaaaaaaaattagaagaaaaatatcaaaaaattaatcacaAAAAGAGGAGGGAAAGAAAGTTGCTAAAACTGAAAGAAATTGCAAATAAAATAGCACTCGAAAAATTCCCAgacatggaaaataaaaaaataaatacgaCAGTGACATCCTCCATAGCAGttataaaattgttcaaaatgGATTTGATccaaatttaa